In one window of Bos taurus isolate L1 Dominette 01449 registration number 42190680 breed Hereford chromosome 15, ARS-UCD2.0, whole genome shotgun sequence DNA:
- the INPPL1 gene encoding phosphatidylinositol 3,4,5-trisphosphate 5-phosphatase 2 isoform X1 produces MASACGAPGPGGAGPGAALGSPAPAWYHRDLSRAAAEELLARAGRDGSFLVRDSESVAGAFALCVLYQKHVHTYRILPDGEDFLAVQTSQGVPVRRFQTLGELISLYAQPNQGLVCALLLPVEREREPDPPDDRDASDGEDEKPPLPPRSGSTSISAPMGPSSPPAAPETPTTPAAESAPNGLSTVSHEYLKGSYGLDLEAVRGGASNLPHLTRTLATSCRRLHSEVDKVLSGLEILSKVFDQQSSPMVTRLLQQQNPPQTGEQELESLVLKLSVLKDFLSGIQKKALKALQDMSSTAPPAPLQPSTRKAKTIPVQAFEVKLDVTLGDLTKIGKSQKFTLSVDVEGGRLVLLRRQRDSQEDWTTFTHDRIRQLIKSQRVQNKLGVVFEKEKDRTQRKDFIFVSARKREAFCQLLQLMKNKHSKQDEPDMISIFIGTWNMGSVPPPKNVTSWFTSKGLGKTLDEVTVTIPHDIYVFGTQENSVGDREWLDLLRGGLKELTDLDYRPIAMQSLWNIKVAVLVKPEHENRISHVSTSSVKTGIANTLGNKGAVGVSFMFNGTSFGFVNCHLTSGNEKTARRNQNYLDILRLLTLGDRQLSAFDISLRFTHLFWFGDLNYRLDMDIQEILNYISRKEFEPLLRVDQLNLEREKHKVFLRFSEEEISFPPTYRYERGSRDTYAWHKQKPTGVRTNVPSWCDRILWKSYPETHIICNSYGCTDDIVTSDHSPVFGTFEVGVTSQFISKKGLSKTSDQAYIEFESIEAIVKTASRTKFFIEFYSTCLEEYKKSFENDAQSSDNINFLKVQWSSRQLPTLNPILADIEYLQDQHLLLTVKSMDGYESYGECVVALKSMIGSTAQQFLTFLSHRGEETGNIRGSMKVRVPTERLGTRERLYEWISIDKDEAGAKSKAPSVSRGSQDPRSGSRKPASTEASCPLSKLFEEPEKPPPTGRPPAPPRAAPREEPLTPRLKPEGAPELEGVVAPPPKNSFNNPAYYVLEGVPHQLLPPEPPSPARAPVPPATKNKVAITVPAPQLGRHRPPRAGEGSSSDEDSGGTLPPPDFPPPPLPDSAIFLPPGLDPLPGPVIRGRSGGEARGPPPPKAHPRPPLPPGPSPASTFLGDVASGDDRSCSVLQMAKTLSEVDYAPAGPGRAMLLPGPLELQPPRGLPSDYGRPLSFPPPRIRESIQEDLAEEAPCPQVGRAGGLGEAGMGAWLRAIGLERYEEGLVHNGWDDLEFLSDITEEDLEEAGVQDPAHKRLLLDTLQLSK; encoded by the exons ATGGCCTCCGCGTGCGGAGCGCCGGGCCCGGGGGGCGCTGGGCCGGGAGCCGCTTTGGGCAGCCCGGCCCCCGCCTGGTACCACCGCGACCTGAGCCGCGCCGCCGCCGAGGAGCTGCTGGCCCGGGCAGGCCGCGATGGCAGCTTCCTGGTCCGAGACAGCGAGAGCGTGGCGGGAGCCTTTGCTCTCTGCGTCCT GTATCAGAAGCATGTGCACACATACCGAATTCTACCTGACGGAGAAGATTTCCTGGCTGTGCAG ACCTCACAGGGTGTGCCAGTGCGACGCTTCCAGACCCTGGGGGAGCTCATCAGCCTGTATGCCCAGCCCAACCAGGGTCTGGTGTGTGCCCTGCTGCTGCCTGTGGAGCGGGAGCGAGAGCCGGACCCGCCGGACGACCGTGACGCCTCAG ATGGGGAGGACGAGAAGCCCCCACTGCCCCCGCGCTCTGGCTCTACCAGCATTTCTGCCCCCATGGGGCCCAGCAGCCCCCCAGCAGCCCCTGAGACCCCCACAACTCCAGCTGCTGAGAG TGCTCCCAATGGGCTGAGCACTGTCTCCCATGAGTACCTGAAAGGCAGCTACGGGCTGGACCTGGAGGCCGTGCGGGGCGGAGCCAGCAACCTGCCACACCTCACCCGCACCCTCGCCACCTCATGCCGGAGGCTGCACAG TGAGGTGGACAAGGTCCTGTCAGGTCTGGAGATCCTGTCCAAGGTGTTTGACCAGCAGAGCTCACCCATGGTGACCCGCCTTTTGCAGCAGCAG AACCCACCACAGACCGGGGAGCAGGAATTAGAGAGCCTGGTGCTGAAGCTGTCAGTGCTAAAGGACTTCCTGTCAGGCATCCAGAAGAAG GCCCTGAAGGCCCTGCAGGACATGAGTTCCACAGCTCCCCCGGCCCCACTGCAGCCATCCACACGTAAGGCCAAGACCATCCCTGTGCAGGCCTTTGAG GTGAAGCTGGATGTGACCCTGGGTGACCTGACCAAGATCGGGAAGTCACAGAAGTTCACGCTGAGTGTGGACGTGGAGGGTGGGCGGCTGGTGCTGTTGAGGAGACAGCGGGACTCGCAGGAGGACTGGACAACCTTCACGCATGACCGCA TCCGCCAGCTCATTAAGTCCCAGCGGGTCCAGAACAAGCTGGGCGTTGTGTTTGAGAAGGAGAAGGACCGGACGCAGCGGAAGGACTTCATCTTCGTCAGCGCCCGG AAGCGTGAAGCCTTCTGCCAGCTCCTGCAGCTCATGAAGAACAAGCACTCCAAGCAGGACGAGCCCGACATGATCTCCATCTTCATAGGCACCTGGAACATGG GAAGTGTGCCGCCTCCGAAAAATGTGACATCTTGGTTCACATCGAAGGGTCTGGGGAAGACCCTGGATGAGGTCACGGTGACCATACCCCATGACATCTATGTTTTTGGGACCCAGGAGAACTCGGTGGGCGACCGAGAGTGGCTGGACCTGCTCCGCGGGGGCCTCAAGGAGCTCACGGATCTGGATTACCGCCCG ATTGCTATGCAGTCTCTGTGGAACATCAAGGTGGCCGTGCTGGTCAAGCCAGAGCACGAGAACCGCATCAGCCATGTCAGTACGTCCAGCGTGAAGACCGGCATTGCCAACACCCTGG GAAACAAGGGGGCCGTGGGTGTCTCCTTCATGTTCAATGGCACCTCATTTGGCTTTGTGAATTGTCACCTCACCTCAGGAAATGAGAAGACTGCCCG GCGGAACCAGAACTACCTGGACATCCTGCGGCTACTCACGCTGGGCGATCGGCAGCTCAGCGCCTTTGACATATCTCTGCGCTTCACTCACCTCTTCTGGTTCGGGGACCTCAACTACCGCCTGGACATGGATATACAG GAGATCCTGAACTACATCAGCAGGAAGGAGTTTGAGCCCCTGCTCAGGGTGGACCAGCTCAACTTGGAGCGGGAAAAGCACAAGGTCTTCCTTCGATTCA GTGAGGAGGAGATCTCCTTCCCACCCACTTACCGCTATGAGCGGGGTTCCCGGGACACGTATGCCTGGCACAAGCAGAAGCCAACTGGG GTCCGGACCAACGTGCCTTCATGGTGTGACCGGATTCTCTGGAAATCCTATCCTGAGACCCACATCATCTGCAATTCCTATG GTTGCACAGATGACATCGTCACCAGCGACCACTCCCCCGTGTTTGGGACGTTTGAGGTTGGAGTTACCTCTCAGTTCATCTCCAAGAAAG GGCTCTCAAAGACCTCAGACCAGGCCTACATCGAATTTGAGAGCATTGAGGCCATTGTGAAGACGGCCAGCCGCACCAAGTTCTTCATCGAGTTCTACTCTACCTGTCTGGAGG aatATAAGAAGAGCTTTGAAAATGATGCCCAGAGCAGTGACAACATCAACTTCCTCAAGGTGCAGTGGTCCTCACGCCAGCTGCCCACG CTCAACCCCATTCTGGCTGATATCGAGTACCTGCAAGACCAGCACCTCTTGCTCACAGTCAAGTCCATGGACGGCTACGAATCCTATG GGGAGTGCGTGGTGGCGCTCAAGTCAATGATTGGCAGCACAGCCCAGCAGTTCCTGACCTTCCTGTCCCACCGCGGCGAGGAGACAGGCAACATCCGTGGCTCCATGAAGGTGCGGGTGCCCACAGAGCGCCTGGGCACCCGTGAGCGACTCTATG AGTGGATCAGCATTGATAAGGACGAGGCAGGAGCAAAGAGCAAAGCCCCCTCTGTGTCCCGAGGCAGCCAGGATCCCCG GTCAGGGAGCCGCAAGCCAGCCTCCACAGAGGCCTCCTGCCCCCTGTCCAAGTTATTTGaagaaccagagaagccaccaccaactgggaggcccccagccccgccccgagCTGCTCCCCGGGAGGAGCCCTTGACTCCCAG GTTGAAGCCAGAGGGGGCTccagagctggaaggggtggTGGCCCCCCCACCCAAGAACAGCTTCAATAACCCTGCCTACTACGTCCTTGAAGGGGTGCCACACCAGCTGCTGCCCCCGGAGCCACCCTCACCTGCCAGGGCTCCTGTCCCACCTGCCACCAAGAACAAAGTGGCCATCACAGTGCCTGCCCCACAGCTTGGGCGCCATCGGCCTCCTCGTGCAGGAGAGGGGAGCTCATCAGATGAGGACTCTGGGGGCACACTGCCCCCTCCAGACtttccaccaccaccactgccgGATTCGGCCATCTTCCTGCCCCCTGGTCTGGATCCTCTGCCAGGGCCAGTGATCCGGGGCCGCAGTGGGGGTGAGGCTCGTGGCCCACCACCTCCCAAGGCCCATCCAAGACCCCCGCTCCCGCCAGGCCCCTCACCCGCCAGCACTTTCCTGGGGGATGTAGCCAGTGGGGATGATCGCTCCTGCTCAGTGCTGCAGATGGCCAAGACACTGAGTGAGGTGGACTATGCTCCCGCCGGGCCTGGCCGAGCCATGCTCCTGCCAGGCCCCCTGGAGCTACAGCCGCCCCGTGGGCTGCCCTCGGACTACGGCCGGCCTCTCAGCTTCCCTCCGCCTCGCATCCGGGAGAGCATCCAGGAGGACCTGGCAGAAGAG GCTCCGTGCCCGCAGGTCGGGCGGGCTGGCGGGCTGGGTGAGGCAGGCATGGGAGCCTGGCTGAGGGCCATCGGCTTGGAACGCTATGAGGAGGGACTGGTGCACAATGGCTGGGACGACCTGGAGTTTCTcag CGACATCACTGAAGAAGACCTGGAGGAAGCTGGGGTGCAGGACCCGGCTCACAAGCGCCTCCTTCTGGACACCCTGCAGCTCAGCAAGTGA